The Silurus meridionalis isolate SWU-2019-XX chromosome 18, ASM1480568v1, whole genome shotgun sequence genome includes the window AACAGCAAGACTGTTTGTAACCGTTTAAAGTCTGGAGGTCAGTATTAATCCGATGTCGGTTGCTGTTGAGGTGGGGAGCGGTTTTATAACCTGCCGAGCCGTTAGGCTTTGTGCACACTAGTCAAGACCCAAATCACACTGGCATTTAGAATACAGGGGAGGAAGACAACTGTCACAACTTGAGTGTTGTCAAGTTATTGATTaaagtgttctttttttagAGTGCATTTTTGTACTTCTTCACAGTATACTTTAAGCGtatttaaactttttgataACATAATCCCCATATACTACTAATAGTTATAACTGCAGGTATTGTAtgtacagttacacacacattatatatatatatatatatatatatatatatatatatatatatatatatatatatacacagtgagagTTTGAAAGGATCTTCAGCTGCATAAGTATCTGCTCTCTTCTTACTGCCTTGATGAGGCTTTGTAATGAAGACACCGCCTCTTCTTCACGGTGAAGAAGTCTAGAACAGAGAAAAGGTGTTTAAAGGTTTCTAAGAAATCCTCAAAGACTTCTGCACCAtaaatgttctgttttgttAATCTTTTTTATCTTGACACATGTTGCCCAGATATTTAACATTCTGCAGATCTCAACATCCTGGTACAGCTCTGTTTAGAAGGTAAATACAAAGGATTAAATGCACTAGCAGGTTAACCCTGAGGGCTGGAATGAAAACCTATGCAGTAAACTAAGTGTTATTTAAGCCTAGTGCAAACATTCCTATTCTCAATGTTAGCAATGTACACAAACAGGGTTTGACTCATGTCTTACCTGTGATGGTAGCCTGTCTGTATTTGTCTGCTCTCTTCCCGAGCTCGGCTCCTCTGTAAGCCACAGTTACATCGGGGCTCACAGGAACCACCAGTGTGCGTTTCCCCAACCTCATCACACAGCTGTGGTAGAAAGTTGGCACATCCTGGCACCGCACCTCCTCCCACTGCACTGAGCCAGGGGTAGGATGCTCGCCCTGGAAGTCAAAGTTCCAGCGCTGTTTGGCCATTTCTAATCTCATGCACATGAATTTGTGGAAGTCCTGCTGAAGCTGCTGGTGGTCGACCGGGCCAAAGAGGTTCCGCCGCACACCTGTGCCCCGTGGCTTAacatcctcttccactccttcaaGCTCTACTTGGTCATATTGAGATGAAGTTGTAGCCATTTTGCTGTGGACTAAGGAAAAACTACACACAAAAATTAAATCTCTATGAGACTGAGCCACTGCACATGGCCATATGTGGAATGTAAAGCAGAAGATGCACAAGTGTGACAAATGTCTCACATGAACTCAACAGTTCAGCACAATCTGCTACTaattaaaaacacactttatgtgaaaagactgtgTTGAAAATTGAGAGCCGTCATGGTcttcctattaaaaaaaaaactagctgaGAAATATTGTGGCAGCATGTTTTATGTTCTAAATGATCAAAAGAATTAGAAAGTGATAGCTAAAACTGCATCTGAAATTCAGCCACCCAAAAGCTGATCTCTAGCAACCTGTCCTCAATTCCCTGTTCATTcactgtgtgaaaaactatagCAGCTTTTGTAGGCTTCTTATCTAAGCTGGAATACTTGTTATGGATTCTGATTTGCTTCCTTGAGGTGCGCTTTTGCCCACCAGTGCAACCGTTTACACCTTATCAGTAAAGGCTTAGTGAACTCTAAACCAAACGCTTGTAGGACGTTAAAGGGGAGTTAAAGATCAATTTGCAGCTGTTGCTTGACATGTAAGATGTACCCAAAGCACAAAACAGAACATATGACAAATTGCGTAATTTagcaaattaaatgtaaagacatttaaattattttggaaGCAGATACCTGCCTA containing:
- the cdkn1d gene encoding cyclin-dependent kinase inhibitor 1D, whose translation is MATTSSQYDQVELEGVEEDVKPRGTGVRRNLFGPVDHQQLQQDFHKFMCMRLEMAKQRWNFDFQGEHPTPGSVQWEEVRCQDVPTFYHSCVMRLGKRTLVVPVSPDVTVAYRGAELGKRADKYRQATITDFFTVKKRRCLHYKASSRQ